The DNA segment AACTggacataaaaataaagaggaatagGGGTGGGAAAAGAAGAGATAGAATGGTTAATGCGTACAGATAATATGAATGTCTTCAGATGAAATTCAAGAGAGTCATGGGTAAACTATTAAAATTCATGAGAAAATATATTGAGTTTGCAATTACAAAAGTCAGTatacagggctttcctggtggtgcagtggttaagaatccacctgccaatgcaggggacacagctacaatccctggtccgggaagatcccacatcccatggagcaactaagcccgtgtgccacaactactgagcctgcgctctagagtcgggagccacactactgagcccatgtgccacaactactgaagcccatgtgccacaactactgaagcccatgcacctagagcccgtgctctgcaacaagagaagccaccgcaatgagaagcccgctcaccacaacgaagagaagccccttctcgccgcagctagagaaagcccgcgcccagcaacaaagatTCAAAGCaggcaaatataaaataaataaatttattttaaaaagtcaatatacaaaaaaccaGTTGCATGCTTACACACCAAAAACTATCAaataaattaaagagagaaaaagctcCTATTCACAATAGTCATGAATTTTATTACTACCtaaaaataaaccaagaaaacGTTTGCAAGAATTACacgaaaaaattaaaatttattatatgacttgaagaggacttgaatagagtaatgctcatttttttatttgtgaagacttaatatggtaaatattttggTTCCACTCAGTAATTTATAGCTTTGATGTAATTGTAATAAAAATCTCAACAGATTTTTTTGAGGAGCTTGAGAaattgatcctaaaatttatgtagTAGAGGAAAAGTgcaagaatagccaaaacaattctaaataagtaaaacagaaaagCCTTGTGCTGCAAAGCAACAAGGTATGTAAAACGGAGATGTTAATGAAAAGAGTACCAAGGAAGACTGGTTtgagaataaataaattgagTAATAATCGAACACAGAAACACATCCATCTATATACAAAAACTTGGTACAAAATAGATGtggttttataaattaataaggGATCAATGATACGGGGGAACAACTGGCATTCCAtaataggaaaaaatggaaacaagatCCCTAATTCAAACCATTCAcaataaataaattccagatggattcaTGACTTGAATGTGGAAGACAAAACttgtgaaaatatttaaacaaaatggaaaggattGTGTAAGGATGGTTTGACGTAAAAAGTACAAtccagggcttcgctggtggcgcagtggttgagagtccgcctgccgatgcaggggacacgggttcgtgccccggtccgggaagatcccacatgccgcggagcggctgggcccgtgagccgtggccggtgagcctgcgcgtccggagcctgggctccgcaacgagaggccccaacagtgagaggcccgcataccacaaaaaaaaaaagtacaacccATAGAGGGACAGATGGGTAAAACTGActccatcaaaataaaaatatatatcctttttttttttttttttggccacgccacacagctttcgggatctcagttcccccatcaaggattgaacctaggccacggcagtgaacgtgtcgagtcctaaccactggaccaccagagattTCCCTAtcctttttaaaagatgacaCCAAACACAAAGTTTATGCTAACTGATGTttctctctggagctcatttatcATCTGCACATCTGGCACATGAATTGCACAAACTATAGATGTGAACCTCACAGGGGTTCTCTCCTCTGACCCCAGCTTTGGACTCACGGTACCTCTTGGCTGCTTTCCATGTCTAGGCAAGAAGCATCAGTTCTTAGGCCGTCCCTGACCAACCTCACCCAaagtatttcctcttcctctcaccTTGTATGGCAGACCAAACTGGATGACTCATATTACCTACTTAATATATTGTCATGAGGTTTAAGGGTGCTAAATCACGCAAAGTATTCAGCACTGTGCCTGAAACGCGACAACTTCTCAGTAATTATTAGCTATAATTATGTAAAGGAACATTCATTAAGTgggagagtcaggatttgaaaccTGGTCAGTGTAATTCCAAAGTCTGTGATCTTTTAATGACATGTTTTCTCCCTCAAAGAAATCATAGTCTTGTGTGGAAACAAATCAACAGGCAAAGAAGTAGGTAAGGcgaggcccagagaagagcatCTGACATAAAGGATGTCGGagaccccctcctctcccttcccccaacacCAGTGGATGGCAAGGCAGATGGTATTTgtgagtgaaagagagagagccaACCAGAGGCATGACTGAGTCTTACAGCCAAGAACCAGAGATGAGGTATGGTAGCCTTCCTTACGAAGGAACAGCCGCCAGTCTTTCTCCTGGTCTCTCTTCCTACCCTCGATCCTAAGAGGCCATCTTGTGAGCACAGCCCAGACGGGCCTTGAGAATAGGAGAGCCTCTACCAGCAGTGCCCTCAGTCAGCAGTGTGGGGCTGTTGAGTCATGGCAATACCGGTTCTAGACGAGAACTTCACCTCGTAGTTTAACCCTCGcattgtacagatggggagaTGGAGGTTCAGAGAGCTGCAGTGttctgaccaaggtcacacagcgagtcAGTGACAGAGGCTCTAGAGTACAGAAGTAGATTCCACAGACAGTCAGTTGGACTAAGGATCTTTTGAGATATAATAAATAATCCGAGTTAGCAGAAGACTTGATAACTTTCTGTGAGCTCCGAGGTACGTGTGTGTGCGTACGTGCGTGcgcacatgcatgtgtgtgtatcagAGAGAGACTATtttgtaataatagtaataattataatggctaccatttttaagtgtctaCTATATCCCAGGCCTTGGGCCAGAGGCGCATTTACTCCCCATGacaattataagaagaaaaagtatAATGGTGCCTACTTTACAGAAACTGACACTAGAAGGTCTTCTGACTTGTCCAAGGCAACGGATAGTAAGTTGTGGTACCAAGGTTTGAATCCAGATTAGGTTAACACTAACATTCATACATTTGCCTACTACACTGTGTCGTATCTATGTGTCCCATTAACTTttgtatccccagggcctggcatagTGCCCCCAGGAGTGGGAGAACTAGGGGTGCATTGCCCAACGTCTCAGCTCAGAATCCAGGTCTAAATAGCATTTTTGCATTTGACCTTTTACCCTCCATCTCCACTAACAAGGCTAAGGAGCCTGGGGCCCCTACAATGCTCAGGGCTCAGATGGACACCTGAAATGGTTTCCTTATCAGCCTGGCGACATCTCCCAGGCCAGCCTCTCCTATTTCTTCTCTGGCCTTTACTCTGTTGGCCTAGCAGTCTTGCTCGGGACAGGAATGACCGGTATCAAGCTTCCCGGTCTCTGGCCAAACTTCCTGCTTATGCCATTGAAGCTGGGAGGGGCCGAGGAAATGCTCGTGAGGCCACGCCCACTAGGGAAGGTATAAATGGGGGCGGCTGGGCCAGCAGAGCCACCCCTGCTCTCACCATGACGTTCAGTGGTCTCTTCCCCTTCGTGCTTCTTGCCCTGGGAACCCTGGCACCTTGGGCTGTGGAAGGTGCTGGAAATGGTGAGTTGGAGTCACCCTGGTATGATCCTGGCTGCAGGGTCAGAGACGGGGTCTCGTAGTGGTGTGGGGATGGCCCCTTCTCTAGACTGTAATCTCTCAGCTTAGTTTCAGGAGACGTCCCTGGGGGTGTGTTCATGTCCATCTGGGCTCCAAGGTCTCTGTGCAAGCTTCTGAGCATCTGGAAATTCTTCTTTTCCTCAGCCATCTGTCAGCCCAGGTCTCACTGCCTTTCTATTCttattcctctccctctctttctctctgcctcatttCCCGGTCAGTGGCTCTCCAATCATCAGTCTGACTCTTGCTCGTTCTTCCCGTTAATCTCTGTTTTCCTGTCTTTGGCTCTAGCTCTTCACCTGCTCTGTCGGTTCtatttatctctgtttatttCCCTCCATCTCCGTCATGCTCAGCCTGCCTCTCTGCCTGTGTGGAGCCTTGCTTCTCCCTGGGGAAAGAAACCTTGGCTGGGAAGCCTATGCCTTCCTCCTGACCACGTGTGTGATTTCATCAAGCCTGTCACTCTTCATGGAGATCAGACAGGGACTTCACTTTGGACTTTGTGGATGGTCCCCTGAGTGAGGGTCACTCCTGGAAAGCGGTGCTTTGTCCAGGAGCCGTGATGGTTACTCAACACCCAGCCTCCTCCAAAACTCTTGAACTTCTCTTCCAAAGCTTTGAAAGCTGGAGACTGCCCTCCTAGAAAACCTGCCCAGTGCCTTAAATATGAGAAACCCAAGTGCAGCATTGACCGTCCGTGTccagagaagaagaaatgttGCCCTGATGCTTGCGGAATGACATGCCTGGATCCTGTCAACATCTTGAACCCaggtgaggaggtgagagagCCACCAGCCATGCAGCACTGGACAACTGGCCACCTGCATTGACTGGGGGCCCAATGTCAGAAGAGAGCCAGAGCCTACCTTGAGGGGGTATCCCGGCCTCAGGAGGGATGTTGTGGTCATGGGGATGGGAGGctcaggctggggcagggcctggggcaggggctggggtccAGAAGCAGGGGGCTAGTATGGAAGGTACAAGGTTTCTAACCCATGTCTCTACTCTCATCAGTTGAGGAGAAGCCTGGGATGTGTCCAGTGTCCCTCACCCGATGTATGATGCTTAACCCCCCCAATCGATGTGAGACAGACAGCCAGTGCATGGGTGAATTAAAGTGCTGCGAGAGCTTTTGTGGGAAAGAATGCCTGCTCCCTGTGAAAGGtaaggaggggctggggcaggctgACCTCCTTCCCTCCAGCTCTCTCAGTCTCAACCCTCTGGAGTTCCACGCATATAAACAGGGGGACTCCTGATCTGGACCCCAAGGAAAGCCTCTGCCTGACTCCCTTGTCTTCCGAGAGCCCTGTTCCCCAGGCCTCAGGGCAAGGATTTCCATAGGATGACTCATGGCTCTGATTATATCCCAGCCCTTCTGAATAAGGGCCCCAGGGCAAGTgactctgagtctcagtttccttatctgtaaaatggacataatgaaCTTGAAAGTGCATTGTCAAAAGCACTGTGCACTAAGTATGTATTATTAAGGTTATTTCCAAGATGTTGTCTAGGGTCAAAGCCCAAAAGATCAGTGGATTTTGAGGATAATCTTGCTCAATGCTCCAAGCTTAGAGTTTTCTAGTAAAATAGAGACTTGAAATCAGCCTCCCGATACCAAGACTCACACAACTATATCAGCACCTTGCTATTTTCTCTATCTCAAGGGAGTTCTTGGGGAGAGAATGTGGAGATGACTTGGCTGGTTCCTGTATTGAAGTCCTGATCTCATTTTCTCTCACAGCCTGATTCCTGCCACTTGGAAGTGGCTCTGGATTCCTACTCTGCGTGGTGTGGGAATTCCCTTCTACTCCCACGCTTGGATCACTGGGGCACTCCGTGGTGAAGCCTTGGTCCTATCACcaatatcttctttgcagaaaggCTTGGCACCCAGTAGGCTGCCAGCAAATGCCTGTTGATTggtcaataaataaatgagcatatTTCTCTCTGTACATCCTGCTTCTGTGGTTCATTGGGGAATACCAGTTTGGTGGGAGATGATGAGGGAATGTCTGAATAAGAGGCCTCCCTCTTACAGATATGGAGTGGAAGGAAGAGGCTTAGGGGCTGGACAGACCAGAATTTACATCATGAGTCTGAAAAGCCTTGGCTCTGTGGTTTGGGACAAATGACTTTATGTCCTACATCTTAATCTCTTGCCCTGCAAAGTGATGATAAAAATCAACTTGTCACAGTGTTTGGTGTTTGGAGCATTGGGGTATCCAATGCAAAATGAAGAGCAATGTTACAGGGCCATAGCAGGTTCTCAGAAAATGGTGGATACTTTCCTTCTGTGGTGATCATGagcctctttcatttctcttctctcccaagACACTATTGCTTCTATCTTAAAATAAGTGTTGAGCAGAACAACGTGTACCCGATTACCAGTCCCAAGGGAGGACTCCAAACACATATGTCTGTCCATTGTATGCTGGTATCAGAGTCTCCAAGGAAAGCACAGCATGGATGAAACAATGCTTCACTTACACAAGATGCTTCTATAGCGGGCTTCGATTTCCCATGGCTAGGGAGTCTCTCCTGGCACCTGATACCGGGCAATTTACATGTAGGCACTCCTCTCATGACACGGTAGAAGgaccccatcccttccccactgAGGGCAGATACAGCAGTGGGGTTAACCAGATGCCAGagggcacacacacaaaacaaaggaGCATGCGTTGAGCTTAAAACAGGGAAAGATATTTCCACTCATGACAATAAGCCTGGCACAGGTTGTATGGGCTCCTTATGTCTTGGTAAGTAAGTATTCCAGGTCCAAGGCCCATTCTTTTGTAGTGGGGGATGCATGCATGAGACTGCCTTTCCCAACACTAGGAGTATTGTCATGGTAGGTCATTTTGATGACATGTTCTTGGCCAGAACCACAGGACAGTGATATGGTTCTTGACTCAGTGGCGTGGAAAGAGTAACAAGAACCGGAATTCCGAGAGCTAGAGCCAAGTAGGGAACTTTGCTCTATGGATTCTAAAGGAAACAGAGAACTTAATTAGGTTAacgattaaaaaaaagacaaaatagggcttccctggtggcgcagtggttgagggtccgcctgccgatgcaggggacgcgggttcgtgtcccggtccgggaggatcccacacgccacggagcggctgggcccgtgagccatggccgctgagcctgcgcgtccagagcctgtgttccgcaacgggagaggccacaacagtgagaggccagagtaccgcaaaaaaataaataaataaaaaataaaaaggagtatttgcaatttaaaaaaaaaaaaagtacaggaatGGAGGCTAGCCAGACCACAtatcaaaatattattaattatattatttttacattataataataaatgtagTATGATGTTGGTATAGGAATAAACAAATAGtctaatggaatagaatagaacatCTAAAAGGAAATCTGTGtatttgtggaaatttgttatataaaaaggaggaatttttacaactgggtagggcaaagctCAAACTAGTAATGAaaacaattgttttattttttaaagttcacacTGACAACTTTTATTGAGGTTAATTTTTAACATAGAGTATTAGGGTTCTACCCTAAGAGAAACAGAACTGGTAGGACcagtaagatatatatatatatatatcacaaatgTATTCATagcaatgtatatatgtatgtatttacttatttatgtttatCATGAGGAATTAGctcacacagttatggaggctgagaaatcccatAATCTGCCGTATGTAAACTGAAGACCCAAGAAAGTCAGTGGTATAATGTAGTTCAAGTCCGAAGACCTAAGAACCTaagagctgggacttccctggtggtccagtggtacagactccgcacttccactgcagggggcacgggtttgatccctggttggggaactaagatcctacatgcctcatgGCACAGCCAGTTTAAAAAAACCCGTTAGAGCTGATGGTGTGAATTttagtccaagggcaggagataATGAGGTGAGATGTCCCAGCTCATGCAGAGAGGCAGGAGAAGAGGTGCAAATTCCTCCTCCCTTCACCTTTTGTTCTACTgggccctcaacagattggatgagcCCACCACACTGGGGAGAGAAATTCACTTTACTGAGTCCacagattcaaatgctaatctcatctggaCACATCCTCACAGGCAacctagaaataatgtttaactcGAGCATTT comes from the Delphinus delphis chromosome 15, mDelDel1.2, whole genome shotgun sequence genome and includes:
- the LOC132438486 gene encoding antileukoproteinase-like, translating into MTFSGLFPFVLLALGTLAPWAVEGAGNALKAGDCPPRKPAQCLKYEKPKCSIDRPCPEKKKCCPDACGMTCLDPVNILNPVEEKPGMCPVSLTRCMMLNPPNRCETDSQCMGELKCCESFCGKECLLPVKA